A window from Chitinophaga filiformis encodes these proteins:
- a CDS encoding metal-dependent transcriptional regulator, giving the protein MNLSIAEENYIKSIYKLEEDGQDAVSTNALASELDTKPASVTDMAKKLKEKKLIEYEKYQGINLTADGKKAALSIIRRHRLWECFLVDKLAFSWEEVHELAEELEHVRSEKMTNRLSEFLGNPQIDPHGDPIPDAQGKMGKPRTHTPLHKAKAKRLEVVAVSDKSTALLEFLNAKGIRLGTQLDVIERYEFDNSIELKIRNQPAFTISEQVSKNIMVKPI; this is encoded by the coding sequence ATGAATTTGTCGATTGCTGAGGAGAATTACATCAAATCAATCTATAAACTGGAAGAAGACGGACAGGACGCGGTTTCGACCAATGCACTAGCCAGCGAGCTGGACACAAAGCCGGCATCGGTGACCGATATGGCTAAAAAACTCAAGGAGAAAAAACTGATCGAATACGAAAAATACCAGGGTATCAACCTGACTGCGGACGGGAAAAAGGCGGCGCTATCCATCATCCGCAGGCATCGCCTCTGGGAATGTTTCCTGGTAGACAAGCTGGCATTCAGCTGGGAAGAGGTACATGAGCTGGCAGAAGAGCTCGAGCATGTGCGCAGCGAAAAGATGACCAACCGTCTCAGCGAGTTCCTGGGTAACCCACAGATAGATCCTCATGGCGATCCTATTCCTGATGCTCAGGGTAAAATGGGCAAGCCCCGTACACATACGCCGTTGCATAAAGCAAAGGCTAAAAGACTGGAGGTAGTGGCCGTTTCCGACAAGTCGACCGCACTACTGGAATTCCTGAATGCCAAAGGCATCCGTTTAGGGACGCAACTGGATGTAATAGAACGGTATGAGTTTGATAACTCTATCGAACTGAAGATCCGCAATCAACCTGCCTTTACCATTAGCGAGCAGGTCTCAAAAAATATAATGGTCAAACCGATATAA
- a CDS encoding cation:proton antiporter — MNVLNGIKLLMDISLPLKDPVPIFSLVLFIILLAPIILRKFRIPSIIGLILAGMAIGDHGFKIIEKGSIDLFGKAGLLYIMFLAGLELDMTEFRKNRNRSLIFGAFTFFIPLVLGYFVCTYLLQFNFMATLLVSSMFATHTLVAYPLASRLGITKNEAVTVAVGGTIITDTAVLVILAIITGAAAGNLNTHFWVRLSVSLIVFGAIILWIFPLVGRWFFKKIKDDKTSHFIFVLALVFLAAFLAELAGVEGIIGAFLAGLALNQLIPHTSPLMNRIEFTGNALFIPFFLISVGMLVDLRVLLKGPEALMIAGVLTAMALVSKWCAAFFTQVSFGYTPTQRNVIFGLSASHAAATIAVILIGFNMGIINENVLNGTVVLILVTCLTSSFVTESAGRKLAIVEAERKPVEEEMPERVLVPISRQGHMEALLDFALMIKDPDASTPIYPLAVVQDDDEAKQKVALTGKIMEAAVMYAGATESKVRAVTRVDLNVSDGIARAAKELMITDVVLGWPDKSTTTERLFGSIFGTTLDNVLQSVWENIYVCDFHYPLNATRKLVLVMPKNAEYEAGFLHYIQKVFLLSKQIGARLLLCCCAKTQAAVEAYLQQFKLNLEITFKPFNNIEELLQLEKDITKNDLLMVVAARKGTLSHHPYLDGMPGRLNKHFPANNIVLIYPEQTEMDYIEAGVQPEDLTLAPIQEQLANLNKLGKAVKRILRGKK; from the coding sequence ATGAATGTATTGAACGGCATTAAATTGTTGATGGATATTAGCTTACCATTAAAAGATCCGGTTCCGATTTTCTCTTTGGTATTGTTTATCATCCTGTTAGCTCCTATCATACTCCGTAAGTTCCGTATTCCGAGTATTATAGGGCTGATACTGGCGGGAATGGCAATAGGCGATCATGGGTTCAAGATCATTGAGAAGGGGAGTATTGACCTGTTTGGAAAGGCCGGGTTACTTTATATTATGTTCCTTGCCGGCCTGGAGCTGGACATGACAGAGTTCAGGAAGAACCGTAACCGCAGTCTCATTTTCGGGGCATTTACCTTTTTTATTCCACTTGTCTTAGGATATTTTGTCTGCACCTATCTGTTGCAGTTCAATTTCATGGCTACTTTGCTGGTATCCAGCATGTTTGCCACACATACGCTGGTAGCATACCCGCTGGCCAGCCGTCTCGGCATCACTAAAAATGAAGCGGTTACTGTTGCGGTAGGAGGTACCATCATCACTGATACGGCTGTGCTGGTGATACTGGCCATCATTACCGGCGCAGCGGCAGGTAACCTGAACACCCATTTCTGGGTGCGGCTGTCTGTATCGCTCATCGTATTTGGCGCTATCATACTGTGGATATTTCCGCTGGTAGGACGATGGTTCTTCAAAAAGATCAAAGACGACAAAACATCTCACTTCATCTTCGTATTGGCGCTGGTATTCCTGGCAGCCTTCCTGGCCGAACTGGCAGGTGTGGAAGGCATCATCGGCGCATTCCTGGCGGGGCTTGCACTGAACCAGCTGATACCACATACTTCTCCGCTGATGAACAGGATAGAGTTTACAGGTAATGCCCTGTTCATACCCTTCTTCCTGATCAGCGTGGGCATGCTGGTAGACCTGCGGGTATTGCTCAAAGGTCCCGAAGCCCTGATGATAGCTGGTGTGCTGACCGCTATGGCGCTTGTCAGCAAATGGTGCGCAGCATTTTTCACACAGGTTTCATTCGGTTATACGCCTACACAACGAAACGTCATATTCGGGTTGAGTGCTTCACACGCCGCAGCTACGATCGCGGTGATATTGATAGGTTTCAACATGGGTATCATCAATGAGAATGTGCTGAATGGTACCGTAGTGTTAATCCTGGTGACCTGTCTGACCAGCTCTTTCGTAACAGAAAGCGCAGGCCGTAAACTGGCTATTGTAGAAGCTGAGCGGAAACCTGTAGAAGAAGAGATGCCGGAGAGAGTGCTGGTGCCCATTTCCCGCCAGGGACATATGGAAGCCTTACTTGATTTTGCCCTGATGATCAAGGATCCCGATGCCAGTACGCCTATTTACCCGCTGGCAGTAGTACAGGATGATGATGAGGCTAAACAGAAGGTTGCGCTTACCGGCAAGATCATGGAGGCTGCTGTTATGTATGCGGGGGCTACAGAAAGTAAAGTACGGGCCGTGACGCGTGTTGACCTCAACGTTTCTGATGGTATTGCACGTGCAGCAAAAGAACTGATGATCACAGACGTGGTACTGGGCTGGCCGGATAAGAGCACTACAACGGAGCGTCTCTTCGGATCTATCTTCGGTACAACGCTCGACAACGTATTGCAGAGCGTGTGGGAGAACATCTATGTATGCGATTTCCATTATCCGCTCAACGCTACCCGTAAACTGGTATTGGTCATGCCTAAGAATGCGGAATACGAAGCAGGCTTCCTGCACTATATACAGAAGGTTTTCCTGCTCAGTAAACAGATAGGAGCGAGGTTATTGCTGTGTTGCTGTGCCAAAACACAGGCTGCCGTGGAAGCCTATCTGCAACAGTTTAAACTGAATTTGGAGATCACCTTTAAGCCGTTCAACAATATCGAAGAACTGTTGCAGCTTGAAAAGGACATCACCAAAAATGATCTCCTCATGGTGGTAGCCGCCCGTAAAGGAACGCTCTCTCATCATCCTTACCTGGATGGTATGCCGGGCCGTTTGAACAAACATTTCCCCGCCAATAATATTGTACTGATCTATCCTGAACAAACAGAGATGGATTACATAGAAGCAGGCGTGCAACCTGAAGACCTTACGCTGGCGCCTATCCAGGAACAGCTGGCCAATCTGAACAAGCTGGGTAAAGCCGTGAAACGCATCCTGAGGGGAAAGAAATAG
- a CDS encoding ATP-dependent Clp protease adaptor ClpS, producing the protein MSQRKQTGTQTKEWEDVLVAEDEQFPFSLIVWNDEVNTFDWVIQSLIEVCDHSPEQAEQCALIIHHNGKYAVKQGEFSDLRPMCEALLDRGISATLEEAVES; encoded by the coding sequence ATGAGCCAGCGTAAGCAAACAGGCACGCAAACAAAAGAATGGGAAGATGTATTGGTGGCTGAGGATGAGCAGTTCCCTTTCAGCCTCATTGTATGGAATGATGAGGTCAACACCTTTGACTGGGTGATCCAATCGCTGATTGAAGTATGTGATCATTCCCCGGAACAGGCTGAACAATGTGCCCTGATCATTCACCACAATGGCAAGTATGCCGTAAAGCAGGGTGAATTCTCCGACCTCCGCCCTATGTGCGAAGCCCTGCTCGACAGGGGCATCAGCGCTACTCTTGAAGAAGCGGTTGAAAGCTGA
- a CDS encoding lysophospholipid acyltransferase family protein produces MKLLLKPLHVVYIIYAAIVFLAIMFLILPPIFVASFFGKIKGGNFIFYFLRFWSHTWFPAVGIRVKRIYKCDRKDKTPYVYVVNHRSYLDAALAVQVMRLPFRPLGKIEMKKIPFFGFIYKQSVVLVDRKDAKARSRSVREMIAVIKEGISILIFPEGTTNETDQLLQPFHNGAFRIAIETQTPIQPVLYLDNGDRLHAKGFNLNPGRCRVVYLPPVPVAGLTMENLPALKQQVFDIMERELKASV; encoded by the coding sequence ATGAAGTTATTGCTCAAGCCGTTACATGTGGTGTATATCATATATGCTGCAATCGTATTTCTTGCTATCATGTTCCTTATCCTGCCACCCATCTTCGTGGCTTCTTTCTTCGGAAAGATAAAAGGAGGGAACTTTATCTTTTATTTCCTGCGCTTCTGGTCTCACACATGGTTTCCCGCTGTTGGCATAAGAGTGAAAAGAATATATAAATGTGACAGGAAGGATAAAACACCTTATGTCTATGTAGTGAACCATCGTTCCTATCTCGATGCGGCATTGGCCGTACAGGTCATGCGCCTCCCTTTCCGTCCGCTGGGAAAGATAGAAATGAAGAAGATCCCGTTTTTCGGCTTTATTTATAAACAATCTGTTGTACTGGTAGACCGTAAGGATGCCAAAGCCCGTTCCCGCAGTGTAAGGGAGATGATTGCCGTCATTAAGGAAGGTATTTCTATCCTCATCTTTCCTGAAGGTACTACCAACGAAACCGATCAGCTGCTGCAGCCATTCCATAATGGCGCTTTCCGTATAGCCATTGAAACGCAGACGCCCATTCAGCCGGTCCTGTATCTCGATAACGGAGACCGCCTCCACGCCAAAGGGTTCAACCTGAATCCCGGCCGCTGCAGGGTGGTATACCTGCCTCCAGTACCTGTTGCCGGACTGACAATGGAAAACCTGCCAGCCCTGAAACAACAGGTGTTCGACATTATGGAACGGGAATTGAAAGCTAGTGTATAA
- a CDS encoding DUF4258 domain-containing protein, protein MKSKGKYVPMLLLGLLLWLAWQQQWWKGPQRHPRVSAPGNTTITRTNQKDSHTNGSYPAILDRHAPLRYTRHARCRMACRHVTEQEVVEILETGRVNTEKSNPHDEPCPTYALEGYSEEGQHLRVVFAPCEDTTSVVTCIDLDKDWTCSCN, encoded by the coding sequence ATGAAATCTAAGGGCAAGTACGTACCTATGTTGTTATTGGGACTATTGTTGTGGCTGGCCTGGCAGCAACAATGGTGGAAAGGACCACAGCGCCATCCGCGTGTGTCTGCTCCGGGTAACACAACTATCACCAGGACCAATCAGAAAGATTCCCATACCAATGGCAGCTACCCGGCAATTCTCGACCGGCATGCTCCGCTCAGATATACCCGTCACGCCAGGTGCCGGATGGCCTGCCGCCATGTAACCGAACAGGAAGTGGTAGAAATCCTGGAAACAGGCCGCGTAAATACCGAGAAATCAAATCCCCACGACGAACCTTGCCCAACCTATGCACTGGAAGGCTATTCTGAAGAAGGACAACACCTCCGGGTGGTTTTCGCGCCCTGTGAAGACACTACCAGCGTAGTGACCTGCATTGACCTGGACAAGGACTGGACTTGCAGCTGTAATTAG
- a CDS encoding glycosyltransferase: MTNHNQHLKGKKILFGTVPADGHFNPLTGLAKYLQASGCDVRWYASPLFTKKLEKLGIQHYPFVKAQDINQENLGTTLPQRALIEDPAAKLDFDMIEVFAKRAPEYYEDIRDIYQSFPFDIMIADSVFTAIPLVKSGLNIPVLSIGIVPLAENSVDLAPYGMALPPATNEAEKAKYAELHELMTTVVFKKSTDIYDDILNSHKVPHKKSFLFDLLIREASLYLQIGTPSFEYERSDMGKNVRFVGALMAYAEKRQTPWFDERLKKYKKVILLTQGTVEKDVNKLIIPALDAFKGSDVLVVTATANNQTAALRAQYPHDNIIVEDYIPFDEIMPYASVYVTNGGYGGTLLSIKNKLPMVAAGIHEGKSEICARIGYFKLGLNLATDTPRPEQVKEAVNKILADSSYKAHISRLADEINTYDAIETSAGYVAGLIKAHAARAIPQ, from the coding sequence ATGACAAACCACAACCAACATTTGAAAGGTAAAAAGATCCTTTTTGGAACGGTGCCTGCCGACGGACATTTTAACCCGCTGACCGGACTGGCAAAATATTTACAGGCATCCGGCTGTGATGTAAGGTGGTATGCTTCCCCTCTCTTTACAAAGAAACTGGAGAAACTGGGTATTCAGCATTATCCTTTTGTAAAAGCACAGGATATAAACCAGGAAAATCTCGGTACTACATTGCCTCAAAGGGCATTGATCGAAGATCCTGCGGCAAAGCTGGACTTTGATATGATAGAGGTCTTCGCTAAAAGAGCGCCTGAGTACTACGAAGATATCAGGGACATTTATCAGTCTTTCCCTTTTGATATTATGATTGCAGACTCGGTATTTACCGCCATCCCATTGGTAAAATCGGGTTTGAACATTCCTGTGCTATCCATCGGCATCGTGCCCCTGGCAGAGAATTCTGTTGATCTCGCACCGTATGGTATGGCACTGCCGCCTGCCACCAATGAGGCTGAAAAAGCGAAATATGCAGAGCTGCACGAGCTGATGACAACAGTAGTATTCAAAAAGTCAACCGACATTTATGACGATATTCTGAACAGCCACAAGGTTCCTCACAAAAAAAGTTTCCTTTTTGATCTGCTGATACGGGAAGCGTCTCTGTATCTTCAGATAGGAACCCCTTCTTTCGAATATGAGCGTAGTGACATGGGAAAGAATGTTCGTTTCGTAGGTGCACTGATGGCATATGCAGAGAAAAGACAAACACCGTGGTTTGATGAGCGTCTGAAAAAATATAAGAAAGTAATATTACTGACTCAGGGAACTGTAGAGAAAGATGTCAATAAACTGATCATCCCGGCACTGGACGCCTTTAAGGGGTCTGACGTACTGGTGGTGACTGCGACCGCCAATAATCAAACGGCTGCATTACGGGCGCAATATCCGCACGATAACATCATTGTGGAGGATTATATCCCATTCGATGAGATCATGCCTTATGCCAGTGTTTATGTTACAAATGGAGGCTATGGCGGTACACTGTTGAGCATTAAGAACAAATTACCGATGGTGGCTGCAGGTATACATGAAGGAAAGAGTGAAATATGCGCGCGCATAGGCTACTTTAAACTGGGCCTTAACCTGGCTACTGATACGCCTAGGCCGGAACAGGTGAAAGAAGCTGTGAATAAGATACTTGCGGACAGCAGTTACAAAGCGCACATATCACGGCTGGCCGACGAAATAAATACCTACGATGCGATAGAGACGAGTGCGGGTTATGTTGCCGGGCTGATAAAGGCACATGCTGCCAGGGCCATACCACAATAA
- a CDS encoding glycoside hydrolase family 5 protein: MKKLLNVLYISGCILISGSCTKTNNQIIETPDNTGTNVVSTESVGAAGISGLNWADGRDNFVDGWVIPSGLTASDNYSTVVAKTDAILNGFSNAVNGVNTIRIPVNPPSVAESWWGSYTGAIDKATSKGWKVIIACWESASSKDGKIDNTTDFWNMWTTIVNKYQGNGNVYFEPFNEPHGYTLSQLTGIYAQFLSNFPNVPKGRIILDGQGYSENVTGVGADSRFNSCLLGLHNYAYWATHSAADWRTDWRNRIGSYGSRTVITEFGATMNSGKDYQNGPQSDNEIAYIVSTSDVCRNDRIASVYWPGLRDNDSYSLLNRGGSGTNITISTVNSSGVFRLRYGWGL; encoded by the coding sequence ATGAAAAAATTACTGAATGTCCTGTACATATCAGGGTGTATCCTGATTTCGGGTAGCTGCACTAAAACAAATAATCAGATCATTGAAACGCCCGACAACACCGGTACAAACGTGGTCTCCACTGAATCTGTAGGCGCAGCAGGTATCTCCGGATTAAACTGGGCCGATGGAAGAGATAATTTTGTAGATGGCTGGGTGATCCCCTCTGGTTTAACGGCCAGTGACAACTATAGTACGGTAGTTGCCAAAACAGATGCCATTCTTAACGGTTTTTCGAACGCTGTGAATGGCGTAAACACCATACGTATTCCGGTTAATCCTCCTTCTGTAGCCGAAAGTTGGTGGGGAAGTTATACGGGGGCTATTGATAAAGCCACCAGTAAAGGCTGGAAAGTTATTATCGCCTGCTGGGAAAGCGCTTCCTCGAAGGATGGTAAAATTGATAACACCACCGACTTCTGGAATATGTGGACCACCATTGTAAATAAATACCAGGGTAACGGGAACGTATATTTTGAGCCGTTCAATGAACCACATGGATATACGCTGAGCCAATTGACAGGTATATATGCACAGTTCCTTTCAAATTTCCCTAATGTTCCCAAAGGTAGGATCATATTGGATGGCCAGGGTTATTCTGAAAATGTTACCGGTGTCGGTGCTGATAGCCGCTTCAACAGTTGTTTGCTGGGGCTTCATAACTATGCTTACTGGGCTACCCATAGTGCCGCCGACTGGAGGACTGACTGGAGGAACCGTATAGGCAGTTATGGAAGCCGCACGGTCATCACTGAATTCGGCGCCACTATGAATTCAGGTAAAGATTACCAGAATGGTCCACAATCTGATAATGAAATTGCCTATATCGTTTCAACCAGCGACGTTTGCAGGAACGATAGAATTGCAAGCGTTTACTGGCCAGGTTTGCGCGACAACGATTCTTACAGCCTGTTAAATCGTGGAGGCAGTGGTACCAATATTACTATTTCTACAGTGAACTCCTCCGGCGTTTTCAGGTTGCGTTACGGTTGGGGGTTATAA
- the aat gene encoding leucyl/phenylalanyl-tRNA--protein transferase has protein sequence MPVFQLTDELIFPPVDLAEPDGLLAYGGDLSPHRLLLAYSEGIFPWYNEPPVLWWCPDPRFVLFPDELKISASMKQVLKKGVFTFSINKDFRGVIRGCKESPRPGQDGTWITADVEEAYTALHEAGYAHSIECWQQDELVGGFYGIQLGDCFFGESMFARVSNASKAAFITFVKYAAEQGLEMIDCQVYTAHLASLGARMISREDFLSIIKKSQ, from the coding sequence ATGCCGGTATTTCAGCTTACAGACGAGTTAATTTTCCCACCCGTTGATCTGGCGGAGCCGGATGGACTGCTGGCCTATGGCGGAGATCTGTCGCCCCACAGACTACTGCTGGCCTACAGTGAGGGCATCTTCCCCTGGTATAACGAGCCGCCTGTACTCTGGTGGTGCCCCGATCCGAGATTCGTATTATTTCCCGATGAACTGAAGATCTCTGCCAGCATGAAACAGGTGCTGAAGAAGGGCGTGTTCACTTTTAGCATCAATAAAGATTTCCGGGGAGTGATCCGTGGTTGTAAAGAATCGCCCCGGCCCGGTCAGGATGGCACCTGGATCACTGCGGATGTGGAAGAAGCCTATACGGCGCTACATGAAGCCGGTTATGCACATTCCATAGAATGCTGGCAGCAGGATGAGCTGGTGGGCGGCTTCTACGGCATACAGCTGGGCGATTGTTTCTTTGGTGAGTCCATGTTTGCCCGCGTCAGCAATGCCTCTAAAGCGGCCTTTATCACCTTTGTAAAATATGCGGCAGAACAGGGCCTGGAAATGATCGATTGCCAGGTATATACTGCACACCTGGCCTCACTGGGAGCAAGAATGATATCGCGCGAAGACTTCCTCAGCATCATCAAAAAATCGCAATAA
- a CDS encoding Nramp family divalent metal transporter translates to MNHQHTSLGEVHQSVDTTVPSTSRWRKLLAFFGPAYLVSVGYMDPGNWATDLAGGSQYGYKLLWVLLMSNLMALLLQSLSARLGIVRGRDLAQANRETYPAGVNFILYILAEVAIAATDLAEVLGMAIGIQLLTGLPLQWGVSITVLDTFLLLVLQRYGIRKMEAFIIALVAIVGISFLAELVMAKPVLGEVVTGFVPSIPDNAALYIAIGIIGATVMPHNLYLHSALVQTRKIQRDEKGIRQALKLNFIDSAVALNLAFFVNAAILILAAAVFFKTGRTDIAEIQDAHQLLEGLLGNKWAPALFAIALIAAGQSSTVTGTLAGQIVMEGYLRLRINPWLRRLLTRLLAIIPALFVILIAGPEKVGELLVFSQVLLSLQLGFAIIPLIHFVSDKKTMGSYAVGPLVKVISWIITAVLVYLNTRMVYTEAAKYISNNGNIWVDILIIAAGLGFLSLIVITIAYPLISRYQQKASSRIHTTPDFSLGDIQPPVYNRIALALDFSRDDERIISNALAHGNPMTEYLLIHVVESASARYLGRESDDFETRKDKEQMQAYISLLHARNIRAKGLLGYRHRAEEIVRIVKEERADFLVLGGHGHTGIKDWIYGETTNQVRHKVRIPVLVVQ, encoded by the coding sequence ATGAATCATCAGCACACATCGTTAGGCGAAGTTCATCAAAGTGTAGACACTACTGTGCCCAGCACGAGCCGCTGGCGCAAACTACTGGCATTTTTCGGTCCGGCATACCTGGTCAGCGTAGGTTACATGGATCCGGGCAACTGGGCCACAGACCTGGCAGGCGGTAGCCAATACGGTTATAAATTGCTGTGGGTGCTCCTGATGAGCAACCTCATGGCCCTGTTGCTGCAATCACTGAGTGCCCGCCTGGGCATTGTACGCGGAAGGGACCTGGCACAGGCCAACCGCGAAACCTACCCCGCAGGCGTTAATTTCATCTTATACATACTGGCGGAAGTAGCCATTGCAGCTACAGACCTGGCAGAAGTGCTGGGTATGGCCATCGGTATACAATTGCTCACCGGCCTGCCCCTGCAATGGGGCGTTAGCATTACCGTGCTGGACACCTTCCTGCTGCTGGTATTACAGCGCTATGGCATCCGGAAGATGGAAGCCTTTATCATTGCCCTGGTGGCTATAGTAGGCATCTCCTTCCTTGCTGAACTGGTAATGGCGAAGCCTGTGCTGGGTGAAGTGGTGACAGGATTCGTACCTTCCATCCCCGACAATGCTGCACTATATATTGCAATCGGTATCATAGGCGCAACAGTGATGCCGCACAATCTTTACCTGCATTCTGCACTCGTGCAGACCCGTAAGATACAACGTGACGAAAAGGGTATCCGGCAGGCACTGAAGCTCAATTTCATCGATAGCGCGGTAGCTCTGAACCTGGCCTTCTTCGTGAACGCAGCCATCCTGATACTGGCAGCGGCTGTATTCTTCAAAACGGGGCGTACAGACATTGCCGAAATACAGGATGCGCATCAGCTGCTGGAAGGCCTGCTGGGCAATAAATGGGCCCCTGCCCTCTTTGCCATTGCGTTGATTGCAGCCGGGCAAAGCTCCACCGTAACCGGTACACTGGCGGGACAGATCGTAATGGAAGGTTACCTGCGCCTGCGTATCAACCCCTGGCTGCGCCGCCTGCTTACCCGACTGCTGGCTATCATTCCGGCCCTCTTCGTGATCCTCATTGCCGGTCCGGAAAAGGTAGGCGAACTCCTGGTATTCAGCCAGGTGCTGCTTAGCTTACAGTTAGGCTTTGCGATCATTCCCCTCATACATTTTGTAAGCGATAAAAAGACCATGGGCAGCTATGCTGTTGGTCCGCTGGTAAAAGTGATCAGCTGGATCATCACCGCTGTGCTGGTGTACCTCAACACACGCATGGTGTATACAGAAGCAGCAAAGTATATCAGCAACAATGGTAACATCTGGGTAGACATCCTGATCATTGCTGCAGGCCTGGGTTTCCTGTCATTGATCGTTATTACGATCGCTTATCCGCTTATCAGCCGTTATCAACAGAAAGCATCCTCACGTATCCATACCACGCCCGATTTCTCACTCGGCGATATTCAACCGCCGGTTTATAACCGTATAGCACTGGCGCTGGACTTCAGCAGGGACGATGAAAGGATCATCTCCAATGCGCTGGCGCATGGCAACCCGATGACGGAATATTTGCTCATACATGTTGTTGAAAGCGCCTCTGCGCGATACCTTGGAAGGGAGTCTGACGACTTTGAAACGCGGAAAGACAAAGAGCAGATGCAGGCCTACATCTCATTACTGCACGCAAGGAATATCAGGGCCAAAGGCCTGCTGGGCTACCGGCACCGTGCGGAAGAAATTGTGAGGATCGTGAAGGAAGAAAGGGCTGATTTCCTGGTGCTGGGCGGCCATGGACATACCGGTATCAAAGACTGGATCTATGGAGAGACGACCAACCAGGTAAGACATAAGGTAAGAATACCCGTATTGGTCGTACAATAA
- the mtaB gene encoding tRNA (N(6)-L-threonylcarbamoyladenosine(37)-C(2))-methylthiotransferase MtaB, translating into MTTGKKVAFHTLGCKLNFSETSSLSRLLEQDGFVKTDFEEQADVYVINTCSVTDNADKECRHLVRRIQRRAPESMIVITGCYAQLKPKEIAEIEGVDLVLGAAEKFNIVDHLKTLTKGDSAKICSCDIEDVNTFHASYSLNDRTRTFLKVQDGCDYTCSFCTIPMARGKSRSDSVASVVQHAHSLAATGVKEIVLTGINLGDFGKGLEGGKKREETFFELIQELDKVDGIERYRISSIEPNLLSNEIIEFVANSKKFMPHFHIPLQSGSNEILGLMRRRYRRELYAEKVALIKQFMPHCAIGVDVIVGFPAESDAHFQETYDFLHSLDVSYLHVFTYSERANTAALDITPVVPVHVRNERNKMLRNLSHKKQQYFNEQHIGETRKVLFEKHGKDGMMEGYTDNYIKVTTPYRQEWTNQLIEWELK; encoded by the coding sequence ATGACAACAGGTAAAAAAGTAGCATTTCACACCCTCGGCTGTAAGCTGAATTTTTCAGAAACCTCCTCCCTGAGCAGGCTGCTGGAACAGGATGGATTTGTGAAGACGGATTTCGAGGAACAGGCCGATGTATATGTGATCAATACCTGCTCTGTTACCGACAATGCGGACAAGGAATGCCGGCACCTGGTGCGCCGCATCCAGCGCAGGGCCCCTGAAAGCATGATCGTCATCACCGGCTGCTATGCGCAGCTGAAACCGAAGGAGATCGCTGAAATTGAAGGAGTTGACCTGGTATTGGGCGCTGCAGAGAAGTTCAATATCGTGGACCATCTGAAAACGCTCACCAAAGGCGATAGTGCAAAGATCTGCTCCTGCGATATCGAAGATGTGAACACTTTCCATGCATCTTATTCACTGAACGACCGTACCCGTACCTTCCTGAAGGTACAGGATGGCTGTGATTATACCTGCTCTTTCTGTACCATTCCCATGGCGCGTGGTAAAAGCCGCAGCGACAGTGTGGCCAGTGTGGTGCAGCACGCGCATTCCCTGGCAGCTACCGGCGTGAAAGAGATCGTGCTGACCGGTATCAACCTGGGAGACTTTGGCAAGGGCCTGGAAGGCGGTAAAAAAAGAGAAGAAACCTTTTTTGAGCTGATTCAGGAACTGGATAAAGTAGACGGTATAGAACGTTACCGCATCTCTTCCATAGAACCTAACCTGCTAAGTAATGAGATCATTGAATTTGTAGCCAACAGCAAAAAGTTCATGCCTCATTTCCATATACCCCTGCAGAGCGGCAGTAATGAGATACTGGGCCTGATGCGCCGCCGTTACCGCCGGGAACTATATGCCGAAAAGGTTGCCCTGATCAAACAGTTCATGCCGCATTGCGCTATCGGCGTAGATGTCATAGTAGGCTTCCCGGCAGAATCTGATGCACATTTCCAGGAAACCTACGATTTCCTGCATTCCTTAGACGTTAGTTATCTCCATGTGTTCACCTATTCTGAACGCGCCAATACCGCCGCGCTTGATATTACACCGGTGGTACCTGTGCACGTAAGGAATGAACGCAATAAGATGCTCCGTAACCTGAGCCATAAGAAACAACAGTATTTCAATGAACAGCATATCGGCGAAACAAGGAAAGTACTGTTTGAAAAACATGGCAAGGATGGTATGATGGAAGGATATACCGACAACTACATTAAGGTAACAACACCTTACCGTCAGGAATGGACGAACCAGCTGATAGAATGGGAATTGAAATAG